A window from Hypomesus transpacificus isolate Combined female chromosome 26, fHypTra1, whole genome shotgun sequence encodes these proteins:
- the LOC124487476 gene encoding uncharacterized protein LOC124487476 yields MSVPKRPTEGGARAILSPDQTVPAGPPRVTAQEVRSLQHPLLLEMNRKWAKRTAKMTPSLAEHGTFDLSLCNDMRVLVANHGHSGSVKEKLRKQKEEAGVLKLYEQQGQNYCDTVKACLLAAKTDHRTLDRASPPPYDKEKSSSAPPRNTLYTGEAENPRSSSIFMARSTSPAPPRAQSPVHPLPSREAGQGRPVRDRWPPSYYQAPILVRGDQMYYVPWMTMDMTGLITRLPNPYEGASRWIKAFEQETLGHNISIGDIKMILGRTLGAGGLSDVMHSRHLADVLSSHVEDENLFNGIRTEVWENLRTLFPDRVRLDMLIGETIEPSEPPMAFIHKTLGNWRPELGKNPEEAVLQQAMFRQGVVQGLSETVQGRLGDKVSLYSMPFAQFCKHITHAVLRERKNENKRLQSDREDVRKLNKLQLKSGLQAVLMTPPGGYSQNRQWGSKPEVLALGLVSQ; encoded by the coding sequence ATGAGTGTGCCAAAAAGACCgacagagggaggagccagagctATCCTGTCGCCTGACCAGACCGTGCCAGCTGGGCCTCCGCGCGTGACCGCCCAGGAGGTCCGCAGCCTCCAACATCCTCTTCTCCTCGAGATGAACAGGAAATGGGCCAAGCGCACTGCCAAGATGACACCGTCATTGGCGGAGCACGGGACCTTCGATCTAAGCCTCTGCAACGACATGAGGGTCCTGGTCGCCAATCACGGCCATTCTGGATCGGTCAAGGAAAAACTCAGAAAGCAGAAGGAGGAAGCTGGAGTTCTGAAGCTGTACGAACAACAAGGACAGAACTATTGTGACACAGTTAAGGCTTGCCTGCTCGCAGCCAAAACTGATCACAGGACTCTAGATagagcctcccctcccccatatgATAAAGAGAAGAGCAGCTCTGCCCCACCCAGAAATACCTTGTATACGGGTGAGGCAGAGAACCCAAGGTCTTCATCCATCTTCATGGCCCGGTCCACGAGCCCAGCCCCTCCCCGTGCCCAGAGCCCCGTCCATCCCCTCCCAAGCAGAGAAGCGGGCCAGGGAAGGCCAGTCCGCGACAGATGGCCTCCTTCATACTATCAAGCCCCCATCCTGGTCAGAGGAGATCAGATGTACTATGTGCCCTGGATGACAATGGACATGACAGGACTAATTACTCGGCTCCCTAATCCATATGAGGGAGCGAGTAGGTGGATTAAGGCGTTTGAGCAAGAGACACTAGGCCACAATATCTCCATAGGAGACATAAAAATGATTCTTGGGCGTACCTTGGGGGCGGGAGGCTTGAGTGACGTCATGCACTCACGACACCTGGCAGATGTCCTAAGTTCACATGTAGAAGATGAAAATCTTTTCAATGGAATTCGCACCGAAGTCTGGGAGAATCTGAGAACCCTTTTCCCGGACCGGGTCAGACTGGACATGCTCATTGGGGAGACAATTGAACCATCTGAGCCACCAATGGCGTTCATCCACAAAACCTTGGGAAATTGGAGACCTGAACTGGGAAAAAATCCAGAAGAAGCGGTCCTGCAACAAGCCATGTTTCGACAAGGGGTCGTTCAAGGCCTGTCAGAGACTGTTCAGGGGCGGTTAGGAGACAAAGTGAGTCTCTATTCCATGCCGTTTGCCCAGTTCTGCAAACACATCACCCATGCAGTGTTAAGGGAAaggaaaaatgaaaacaaaaggctGCAGAGTGACCGAGAGGACGTGCGGAAGCTGAACAAACTCCAACTCAAGTCCGGCCTACAAGCAGTACTCATGACTCCCCCTGGGGGCTACAGTCAAAACAGGCAGTGGGGGAGCAAGCCAGAAGTGCTGGCGCTGGGCCTAGTTTCCCAGTAG